The genomic region AATCTCTGCAGCTGTTAGCTTCTAATGTTTCAGCTTTGACCTGAACTCTGACAGGTTGCAGATTGAACccactaaaataaaatgatttattcaGACATGTTTTTCTACTAAAATCAAGCGGTCCAACGTTCTCATTCGGTATATTTTACCTACAGCCTGGTAGTAAATCGTATTTAACTGTCTGACATAATGTGTCGTCACATAAATCCACGGTATATTTTTGTTTGACTCACACAATTATCTGTAAATTGAGCAGGGGTGGCTCTAGAAACATGAGCCCTGATGGGGCCCACTGAAAACCTGGGGATGGCTTTCCTAAACTGGAGATGCCACTCTAGGTTTGTGGCTAATCTCAGATTTTTGTAACGCTTCGACCCGCCGGTGATGATACTGAATGACTGTgttttttactattattttataattattataatatttgatcatttctGTGAATAAATCTCCTGATTTACAGAATCAGACTGTGGCTTCCTGCTAAAAGGTTCTGCTGCTGTTCAGGCCCAGATTAATCATTGTGCTCCCTGCAGATTTTCTGTTTGGATCTGATGtgctgcaacatttttaaaactcatttTTTTAGGTGCTTAAGGTGCAGGAAACCTTCTCTAGGGTTGAGGCTTTTTAGCTGCACAATCTCATGACGACTGCAGCGAAGGTGCAACTGATTCTCTGTTCTGTACACCTGGCTGTGTTTTATACACACACCGAAGCACGCAGACAGAAAGCAGGAGTGTTAAAGCAACATTGGGCTCTGTGTTGATGTTGGAGGGTTATTTCAGGTACTGTGAGTTGTTGAAATGTCCAAACACGCGGGTCTGAATAATTGATCCAAGCCAGAACTCTGAGAAGATGTTCATGCTACATGGACTGGATTTTAAAACCTGTCTTTAAGtttataaagaataaaaaataagaacacCCTTTGAAAAATCAGGTACATCCAACTTCAGATGAATAATACATGACATTATTACaccatgttttaatttatttaatcaacatTAAACCAAAAAGGCAGAAACTGTGTTTGAAACACTAAGTCCATCATGGCTGCATCCACAGGACTCAGGAGGTATCCGTCAGGAGCTGCAGAACAGCAGCATTTATAGGCTTTTTTAAATGGATACAATTTGACAAAATAGCATGAAAAGGATTCAAAAATTATACCAAATTTGGAAACATTGACTGTTTCTGCTTCCTTTAGATTTAAGAGGGACAATATCTGCCAGAAGCTCTGATCAAATGCATGAAATAACTGATCATCTTCAGCGTGAACACCTCTATATAGgcaggtgtgtgttaacacaatgccaagactGAAAGTCATCAGCAATGACCATCAGATGagcaactgttgctgcccatTAACCTGGGAAGGACACCTTGTAGTGAACGATAGGACCATGATCTCCTCTGTTTACCAAAatattctagagtcaaatgtgagtcCTTCTGTCCGACAGCTGAAGCCTGGTCCCGGCTGGGTCACCATCAGAACAATgctcccaaacacagcagcatggctgaaatataaaataaatcaaggtgttgcaatggtctagtcaaagtccagacctttgAAATGAATGTCTGCAAACCTCCATTAGCTGAAGCAATGTTTGAAACAAGTACCTTTTGGAATCTGTTGTGTTTGGATTTTAGAACCTGCAGATCATCACatgatgtttttattcattacaATGAATAAAACCTCAGGCCTCAAAGTAGGTGTACTTATTTTCTTTATGTCTGTTTGTAGAATCCTGTGTTAAAGTCTGAACCGTTTGTTTTTCATGCAGACTCTTTGGACACAGTGGCGCCTGCAGTGCCTGTGGACAGTCCATACCTGCCAGTGAGATGGTGATGCGAGCTCAAGGCAGCGTTTATCACCTGAAGGTTGGTGGGATTCTGAATAAATCCTCCTGATTCTCACCTTGTTCTCCACCTGGTGTCTGACTGGTCATTGTTTCTTTGGTAGTGTTTCACCTGCGCCACCTGCAGGAACCGTCTGGTCCCTGGCGATCGCTTCCACTACATCAACGGGACGATCTTCTGCGAACATGACCGACCTGGAGGAGTTCTGCTGAGTGGACACTCTGCTCCACTGCAGACCAACGGCATCATGTCGGATCAGAAGGTTTAGAAGATGTTTTTACTAACATCtaacaaagaaacagaaacagtaGGAAAAAATGGGTCTCAGCTGGGGTTATCCTGGATTACTGTGACGTCCTCCAGCTACTAGGTCAGTGGTGGATCAACACCTCAACCGAACTCGTGGTGCAGCAACATCTGCTGGAATGAGAAACTCCGTCTCTGCAGTGCCACTGGCGCGATACGCTGATGCAGACCTGGGGGCATAATAGATCAGATCTAGAAGAGATCAGAAGGGAGGCGTCAGGAGTGGAGTGGTAGTGTTATCAGGCAGTCACCAGAGTATCTGGCTTTGTCCAGTGAGCTTCCTGGTTACCAGAATCTGGAGGATTTGCCTCTCTCCTGGTGCCAGGATTTCCACAAGGTCTTAAAGAGTCTCAAATTGTTCCAAAGTCTTCATAATATGCGTTAAAATGAATCCAGAaatctttttgtgtttaaaaaaacttaGACAAAAATGTTATAAACGGATGTTTTGATCCTTTATAAGGAGATGATGTCttgatttcttcattttttgttgAATTTAAACCTTCACCTAAAAACCCAAAGTACATTTCATCTCCTTTATCTGTTATAAACAGATCTGGCAGGTCAGGCCAGGATAAACCCGATCAGTGCATTCAGACCCATAATGCAGGAAGACCATAAGTCTAAAGGACTTTAACCCTGTACGTTCTGCTTGACCCGCCAACCCGCTATAGAGTTCTGGTCGTAAAACTGagttaaaatgttatgttttgggGCTAAAATCAAACCATCCTTCTGATGCTCTCCACCTGCAGCTCTTTcataatttatatttaagaaGGTTTGGCTGGAAAACGTATTTCTGTAGCTAAAAGTCATTAATAACTGATGTGGGAGTTATCCTGTGGGAAGGTGTTGAAGGTCAGGTAACCCAGGTGGAAAAATCCCCCGAGTCAGAACCAAGGTTAGTTTATCCTGCTTACTACCATCCCATCAGTGCAGATGGGATTTGGCTGTTTTACTGAATAACTGCCTGATACTGAAGGCTGGAGTTAACTTTAAAAATGGAGCTTTTTGTTTTTCGACAATCTAAATTATTTAGTTGTTTATATCTACTGCTGGTCTGAAGAAGGTAGCTTCAGTCATTCATGTTCATTTCAAAGTTCATGCAGGTCCTAAATTTAAACCATAAGAGTTTTAAAATCTGTTCAGTGAAACCTGCAGAAACCCTCTGTTGGTCCTGAAGAGAACAGAGCCGCCATTTTTCCTGGTCTTTGTTAAAGGAATCTAGTCACGTCTTGTCCTTGAAGAGTTACCTCCGAGTTAACTTGGTCTGGTCACCAACTCCCAAGTCCACTCGTAGCTGGAGTCTTTGTCCACTGAGGGAACGTTCTCCAGGCTTGAGCTGCTGGTGTTACTGAAACAGAGATGGCTTCACTGCTGCAGGCGGACCTTAGATAGTGAGAGCTTCGTAAGGAACTTTAGTGGCTTCTTGGAAGGCAGAAGGTGGCCTCACCACATGAGAAGACTGGAAACAAACCCTTTTCCCATCAGAGAAGTGGGAAAAGAAGTCATTGGTCTTCTTCACCAAGTAGCAAAAGTGGAAGGGAGCATTACCAGCACTTCCCACAGTTTGACAGCCATCACTTGTGATGATTTGATGTTTACTAAACTGACCAACTAATGGAGCTGAAGGACCAAGAGGTCCAACAGATGGAGACCAGTTCTCAGACATTTCGGCTCAGATGTAAAGTTCCTTCATAAAAGCAGGTGCTGAGTGTATTTAGAGGAAGATCTGAAGGAGATTCTGTAGCTGAAGATCATGGTGTTTCTGGTTGATGATGCCTGATCTCTGTTTACAGGTGTGCTGAGGAAGATGATGGGGAAACCACACGTGCCTTCTCCTTCCCAGTCTTATTGATCTCCATCCTCCAACGCCCTCCTGCTCCTCAGCAAACCCAATAAACTGCTTTCTCCTGAGAAGGCTTTGAAGATGGACCAGTCCAATGTGAGGCTGAAAGGTGAAGAAGATGCAGGAAGTTGCTGTGGATTCATGGATCCCACCAGTTGGGCCTGACATTCCTGTCTGACTTGTGTGACTGCAGAGGAATCCTTTCCACCATCCAGCAGGTTAAAGTGGAAACTCAACAGGACTCCCAGAGCAAAGTGACTGCTGCAAGCAGTTACTGCAGAAATCTGATGCAGAACCTTTTAACTCTGAATCGGACTCTGCATCTGAATCTGTTCcttttgttgtaaataaaacTTGTTTCCATCTTCAGTTCAGGAGGCAACATAACAAGAACATCTTCTAAGGTCTGATTTACCaggaaataattaaaacatgaaacttTATGTGGACTTGAAATGAAGTAGATGCAGTTGTGAAACAGGTTGAggtttgaactttgactgggccattgcagGACTTTGATTCTATTCTGTTTCAGCATTTGTAGACTCACATCTTCAAGTGATGGACATATGGATTCACATTTGAATACTTTGGTACACAGAGGAGATCATGGTTCACTCAATGACGGCAAGGTGCCCAGGTACTGTGGCTGAAAAACAAGCCCAAGTCATCATACCTCcgccaccatgcttgacagcagGTATGAGGTGTTTGTACTGATCTGCTGGGTTtggtttcctccaaacatggttcTACAcattatggtcaaacatctttactttggtctcatttgtTCAGAGAACATTGTCCCAAAGTCTTGTCCTATGTTCAGATGTAGCTTTGCTAACCTAAgtcctgctgccatcttgtttcTAGAGAAAAGAGGCTTCCTCCTACAACCCTTCCAAgcagccatgctggttcagtgtttttctaactgtcctgttatgacctttaacctttaaccaGCTAACCGAGgtctgtagagtctgagatggagctctcgGGTTTTGGGTCATTTCTCTAagcttcacgctctgaccttgggacgtccactcctgggaaggttggcagctgtctgagatgttttcctccTGGGAATAATCTTCctctgtagaatgatggacttcagatgGTTTGCAGATGACCTTCTAACCCTTCCCAGGTTGATGTGCAGCTAAAGTTATTGATCtgaaggtcattgctgatgacTTTGTCTTGGCGTTGTGTTAATGCACATCTGCTTCTATAGAAATCGTCTCTCTGAAGATGATCAGttatttaatgcatttaatcaGCAGCTTCTGGCTGATACTTCCCCCCTAAATCTAAAGGAAGCAACAAGAGTGacgttttcttttttggttGAATTTTTAAATCCTTTTCAAGCAAATTTGTGAAATCGTCTCCATTAAAAGAAAtcctacaaataaaatgtttttttcttgaatgCTCTGATACTTGGGAACTCTAACACCTTTCAACTGACCTTTAAGCACAAATATTCCATAAATTGTTGAagactttataaaataaatatagattCCATCCAGTGTTAGTAAGGACTAGTTTTTAATGGTTGTCCTAACGCtgattgtttttcctgtttgtcaACCTTCTCAGTATAGAAAGGAACGTTTTGCAGTCATGAAAGAGTAAAAATGACCAGACTAAAGTGTTTTGGGTGGTCTAAAACATGCATGCATGGCAGTCAGGTGTGCGTGACGTTTTTCCAAGAAAGTTGTTTCTCTAAACTTAGAAAACCAGGCTGAGAAGAAGTGATTTCCTTCTCTGTGTTTCTACCATGATGAGCGTTTGACCAACGCTGAGCCGGCAGCTCTGAGCTGGAGCCACTTCAGGCCGACGGCTCAGAAAGAAACGCTCGTGTTTCCTAGACAAACATGGCTGATTACCCGCAGGAATGGGATTTCAAAGGCCTGAGCTGAGACCATTACAGAACCAATTAAAGTGGGATGCACTGGAGGCCTACACGGGCTTTAGATGCACTCCTGTGTTGTAGCCTAATGAGGTCTAATCTGGTGAGGCGGGCTAATTAAAAAGGAGGGAAGGTTTTCTGTGGGCAGCCGGCAGTTTGGATCCATGAATTGTTTTCAACCATAAAAACTTTGTGATCctcttttaaatctaaattaaaacATCTGAACCTCGACTGCAAACCTTCTGTCTCTCATTGTGTTTGTGGGTCCAAAAGCATCTTTGAATCAGCTCTCGTTTTTGACCGCTTGGTCCTGAATCGCTGCACCGCTTCCTTTCTCACATTATGAGGGCGGCTCGCTGCAGAGGAAAAATGAAAGGCTTAAAGTCAGGCCGGCACACATGAGCAGGCAGCTGAGGCTCCACACATAAACGGGCCTGCAGAACCGAGCAGCTCCCTCACAGGGTTGGTCTAATTAGTTTCACATTCACAGCAACAAAGACGCTTTCAGTGCCTTAAACTTATCTCCAGAACAACATTCCTCTGGTTTTCCACTCGTGCCTCCACTGTAGACCAGTTTCACCTGATAACTTTTAGTCAGGATCTCCAATCATCTCATCTCCAACTAAAATCCTTGTTTTTGTCTCTTGATGAAACAGGTTCTTGTCATAAGAACGCAGTGTTATTCACACGTCTTAAACCTTTCCAGATTTTCACACATTCCAGCCACAAATGATTTTACTTTATGaatcagaccaacacaaagtagaagaaaaacgTGAAGCAGTAGGAATTTCAGGAAATaggttttcagtatttttacaaacaaaatgtgtCAGCTGTTTGTATTCCTCCCCCTTTATTCTGCTACCCATAGATGAAATCtagtccacctaaactgacaggccaggcaagaagagcaataatcagaaaagcagccaaaaggcccatggtaattctggaggagctgcagagatccacagctcaggaggaAGAATGTAGAGCTCTGAATCAAGCCCCTCTGTTGTATTGTGTTCATTTATtgtataaaaatagaaaaatttcttgcatttaaaaaccaaaacccTCCAAATATCAAACTCTGGACTTCAGAGattatattttgtctttttctagATGACACATGGGGAAACACTGGATTAAATGGCGTGTAAAAATATgtctaaaattaataaaatgttaatagtTCTGATTACGGGTGCAGACGATTCGAAGATACagattggaaaataaaaaatataatttgtatGATTTTCTATCATCTTTGTTTGAGGGACCTATTTGGGCTGTCAGGGTCCTAAGTGAGAGTTTTTCTGAAGGGACCACGGTGCGTTGATGTCCTTCTCATATAAAGGCCTCCAGGCTTTTAGATCTTTTCTGATTTCAAAGGTTTTTGTCATGAAAACAAGGTGAATAAAAAGGTTCAGGAACCAAAGTTCTGACCAGGTGTTGATGTCTGTGGTCCACTGGATCTTTAGTATCGCCCATGCAACCATGGAGgtttatgacatttttattctcaacacagtaaaaaaaaaaaaaacaatctgaatgaaacaaaaatactttaataagGAGAAAAATGAATTTCTCCTTTATTCATTTGAAAAGACGTAAAGATGGATTTCTGTCTCTCCGGAGACTTTAGATGAAGAAATGaagcatttatttaataaaaacactttgatTTATTCGGTCTATATTTAAAGTCAGTTTACTCTGCTGATAATTTACAGCATCTTAATGAAGcataatacattttttcctGAAGTCATCAGTTTAAGTTGAGCCTGAATTTTAACCTTTAAAACTTTTGTTCTGTGTATCTTTGGTTTGTTGCTAATTAGATCTGAACTCCTCGAGTTAATTGGAGGTTGGATTCGTTAGAGGCTGATGGGAAGCTGGGAGACCCCCGTTGTCGCTTATCAACATATGAAGATAATTGCAATTAAACTGATTTGCATGCTTTAATGAATTTGTCCCATGCTTTTCATGAGCAGAGACACCGAGTAAATAATTGATTTCTCCTCAGCATCAGCTCATCATTTGATGCTGCCTTCAGGTCAACAAGCTGAAAGCtgagtttgttgttttgtttatttgctcCTTTAGGTCTGACATTATTCTACCAACCCAAGAGGCTCAGAGCTGAAGGTTCTGGCCGTCCTCTGAAGACCTAAACTatcccaaagtccaaaaacatctTAGCCAGTTACTGGCCAGCAGGATTTTAGAAGACATCCTGAAGTGTTTCTGTGCAGCATCAGCTGCTGTCcttaacacaaaaaataattatttcatttgatTCTGTGCAAATTAGTTTTTACTTCCCTGACACTGAAATTAGGCTTCAAGGTTTAGACCCAAAATCCAGGAGGTGTTTTATAATATTTAAGAGGAACTGAGGAATAATGAGGAGACCTGAGGAGCAAACAAGAAATATTGAGAAAGATTAAAACGTAACttaaaaataatcagaatcaacATTAAAAGCCAAGTTTGtggcacaaacaaggaatctgaCTTCAGTTTCCATCGCTCACATCGTATTTCAAACATTAGTCCAAAACCACAACTACAATATGTGAAAACAAGAGACAgttcaatgttttcattttctttaaattagatcaaattaaaatcttagcggttttaacacagaggtggttaaagaGAAATGTGCAGGATAAATTTGTTCAGCCGGAAGAAGAGCCTGCAGAATCAATTTGGTTCTACTGATGCTGTTTGGACCGAGAAGAAACTGGAAAGGCGTTGTTGATCTAAAGCTGCACCATAACGCTGAGACACAGGAGGTCGTCTCAACAAACCTCctctcaaaaaaagaaaaaatgtatcattttaaatatgttggAAATAATGGACTGTCAACCAgagtctccatggtaaccagcTGTTCTAGCCCCCCCGTACCACCTTGGGGTGTAGCTCAGATCCAGGTCACTCAGGTTGTGCAGTAGAAGGAAAAACCATCATGGTCTGTCTAAGACCCTCAGCGCCGCTGGTGGGTCCGGCTGGATTCCAGGACGTGTAACTGCACGTTTTCCTGCAGCCGTAAATTAACCAGAAGAGGTCCTGTTTGTAGTTGTAGTTCTAACACTgaacattaccctgaacacaccatccccacagtgaaacatggtatggtggcagcatcatgctgtgggacagggaagctggacagttgatgagaagatggatggagctaaatccaggacactCCTGGAAGaagacctgttagaggctgcagaagacctgaaactggggtggaggttcaccttccagcaggacaaccaccctgaacatacagccagagatacaatggatggtttaaatcaaagccgTTTCATGAGtttgaatggcctagtcaaagtccagacttcaattttactgagaatctgtgggaggACTTGACTGATATtcactgattttttttccatccaatctgactgagcttgagatgtttacaaagaagaatggaccaaATGTTACATCTGTAGATGTTTGAAGCTAGTCGAGACAAAGGCCAAAAGACCTGTGGAGATAGGTGGTTCTACATGATTCTGACTCAGATTCCTATTTCTAAAGAAATTTCACTTCATCATCATAAAGATGCAAAACGtcctgttggtctgtcacataaactcCTAATAAATTACACTGCAGTGTGTGGCTGGATTGATCCAACCACGTTAATGTTGTCCGTGCAGAGTGGTTCCGTCCAGCAGTCATAGTGAGTCAAAGATCCATTAAGTGAGAGAAAGGATCCAGAGCAGATCCATGtgattcctcctcctcctcctcttcagctcCATCCACATTAAATGGATACACTGGGAGTTTGATCACAAAGAGCGAAGCTGAATTAGGCCTGTTTTGTTAGGTGATGAAGTGGGTGGAGGGGCAGGGTGGGCAGTAACTCCTCTATCCAATCAGAACACTTTGAATAATTAAACTGATCAACTTAATTAGCTCAATTAAGTTGATTTGACCAGAGAACACTGCCATATGGTGCGAGGAAACAAAAGAAGGGGGAactaattaaaagtaaaataatgagGATTTTAATTAACCGGTTCCCCAGACGTCAGCAAGCGGGGATGTGGAGTTGTAATTAAAAAGTCCTGTAGTGCTGGCAACATCCTCTCCCTCCCTGTTTTAATAACGGCCAGGGCTCCATCCATCTAATTAAACCTGTAAATGAATTTGCAACATTAAGGGTCCCTGCTTGAGCTTTACACCACACCTCCCAGAGCAAACCTTCCAGATTATTCCCATTATTCTCCCATAAAAGGAGGAAAAAGAGGGCATGAGTGAGACGTTGACTCAAACACGTACCCCAACCCTGCAGCCCAGACGTGGAAAGGAGAACATTTCTAAAACGGGTTAAAAGATGAAAGTTGAGgactaaaaacattaaagtggaacagatttcTGACATATCCTGGCTCTTTATCTATCTGCTGGTTGATCCAGGTTTTATTCACGTTTTATTCTAGAATTTTCTTAAATTACTTTAATCAACCTGCGAGCATGAGGACTTCAGCTCCTATAAACATCTGTGAGGGAACATCTTGGTCCCAGTGCAGGTTGGACTCCATCAGGGCTGCAGGGTCTCAGGGTGTAGATGTGAAGGTGGCTGGTCTGGGAAATTCTGGAGTCACTGGGCTTCCATCCTGGACCTGATATCTCCAAGTGACAATAAGCagaagatggatagatggattttAGCTTTACTCCAGTAGCTTCCTGTTGGTTGCAGGATTTATTGTCAGGTGAAAGTTTGACTTATATCCTGAACGTTGAGCTCAATGTCAGatatgcttttattttccagtttaatttagctgattttatcatgttttaatctattttacatttttatgtttatttgtaatcattttcatgttaaattgttttaatgaatTCATTTTTGGTGAATTTTTCCTTCCATGATTTGgtttaactctgctttaaattaAATAGTTGAATCATTTTTCTCCTCAGCTGCAGGTTGAAGGACGATTTGGCTCTTCTGCTCTGatgaggaaaacattttatgagAAACGCTGCAGATTGATCAGCTGACCTTCAGCTGCTGTTCTTTTCGTCTCATTATGTTCTGCATGTGTCGGACCCAGTTTCTAACCGAGCTGGTGTCGTCTCCTCTTCCTTCTCCGGAGCGTCAGAGGCGACACGCCAGGTTGGTCGTCAGTAGGCCCACCAGGAGAACGGGCTTTCATTAGCACTCTTTAATTAGGAACAGATGCAATTTGCAGCTCGGTACTCGACTCTCGCAGTGAGtcacagaaaacatgaaaaacattaaCACCTAGCGAGTCAAAGTGAACCTCCATCATAGACAGGAAGCCCGGTTCTGCTTCTGCTCAAATTCACAGAAACATGGAGCAAACTGAGCAGATTTATCTTAAACAGCGACCGCCTGAGATGAAAATATTATGGGTTAGGCTGGAATATCTAAATATATTTGTGCAAAATGAAGCGATGTTTACATTTAATTCAGATTTTATCTGGGCTGcagaatatttatatatttagttttcttATGTTTGGCATTTCAGGTTCCAAAAGTTTCCAAAAGCTAGGAATGGGTCCAGTTTGGCCCAGAAATGATAGTTCAAGCTGTCACTCAAGTCTCTGAAGAGCAAAGATGGCCAGATGATCTCTGTGGTCCAGGCTTTGGGTCAAACAGGGTTTTATCCCCCTGAAGTGGTTATTTTCTCTGGTCCAGCAACGCAGAGGTGCAAACACAGAACCAGGTTCATCATGATCCTGGGCTGGttctttttccatgttttctacTCCCTCTCACCAGTTCTGCTTAGAAGGACCAGTCAGACTCTCCAGTGATGCCTGGTGTCCAACATAGTTGCGGTAATCAAGGTCTCCTAGTACTGTCTTCAGTGTTAATCTCTTTCTTACTTGATGTTTCTCCATGCCTACCTGGACATGACCTGGAGCTTCCACTGGAGGCATCCCTCTGGCTCTGTAGCCTCACAgcagaaggtcctgggtccaAATCCGGGCTATTCTGTGGACTGAGGAGACAACAGTGGGACCTTTTGGAGGTTGTGCGTCCTGTTACATCTGGAGTAAACCTAAGCCAtttcaaagacaaaacatcacacctacagtcaaacatggtggtggtagtgtgatggtctgggcctgCTGTGCTACATCCAGACCTGAAAGATGTACCATcactgatggaaccatgaattctgctctcaggctaaaaatcttgtgcttagtGAGCATTGGTCCTGGTTTACATCCAGAACTTTGTGTTTGCAGATCAAACCAGCCCTAAAATGTTGATGTCC from Girardinichthys multiradiatus isolate DD_20200921_A chromosome 8, DD_fGirMul_XY1, whole genome shotgun sequence harbors:
- the lmo4a gene encoding LIM domain transcription factor LMO4a isoform X3, encoding MVNSRVEAPTVAVMGGAGGAVAGRSCAGCGGRISDRFLLFSMERYWHTRCLKCSCCHAQLGEYSSICYSKGGMILCKNDYIRLFGHSGACSACGQSIPASEMVMRAQGSVYHLKCFTCATCRNRLVPGDRFHYINGTIFCEHDRPGGVLLSGHSAPLQTNGIMSDQKVC